The genomic region TAAACCTGTTGTTGTTGAAATTGAATTTCCGGACTGTTTTGCAAAATTGCAAATAGACCCGGACTTGAGATTACCCCTTGAGGGAGAACTTTTAAAACAGCTTCAAGGTCTCTTGCCAAACGGTCAAATAAGAGTAAACTGAGGTTGAAAAAATGGCTGGAGTGTATGAATTTGAAAAACAGGTAGACAGGCTGAGAAGGAAATTGGAGGAATTAAAGAGCTTGGGAAAACACGACCCTGCAGTAATTGAGGAAATAGAAAAAAAGTTTGAGAGAAAAATAGAGGAGTTCTACAGAGGACTTTCTGCCTGGGATAGGGTTCAGCTTGCCCGCCACCCCAACAGACCCCATTCGATAGACTTTATAAAAGCTGTATTTTCAGATTTTGTTGAGTTCCACGGGGACAGACACTGTGGAGATGGAAAGGCAATAATAGCAGGGTTTGGTACGTTTGAAGGGGAGAGCGTCTGTGTGATAGCCCAGGAGAAAGGGAGGGAAACAAGAGAAAAGATAGAGAGAAACTTTGGTATGCCCCTTCCTGAGGACTACAGAAAAGCCCTAAGAGTTATGAAGCTTGCTGAAAAGTTTAAGAAACCAATAATAACGTTAGTTGATACTCCTGGGGCTTTCCCGGGAATAGAGGCCGAGGAGCACGGTCAATCTGAAGCAATAGCAAGAAACCTACTTGAGATGTCAAAGTTGAAAGTTCCTGTTGTTAGTGTGGTTATTGGAGAGGGTGGAAGTGGAGGAGCCCTTGCCATCAGTGTAGCCAACAGGATTTTAATGTTTGAAAATTCCGTTTACTCCGTTATTTCACCTGAGGGCTGTGCTGCGATTTTGTGGCAGTCTCAGGAAAAGGTAGAGGAGGCTGCAGAGGCTTTAAAGTTAACGGCTGAGGAGCTCCTTAAACTTGGAATTATCGACGATGTAATTCCAGAACCCCTTGAGGGAGCTCACAGGAACTGGGAAGAAACGTTTGAAAACTTTAGGACGTATGTGGGAAAACACTTAAAGGAACTAAAACAATTGCCCCCTAAAGAACTTGTAGAGCAAAGGTACAAGAAGTTTCGCAGTATTGGAGAGTTTATAG from Balnearium lithotrophicum harbors:
- a CDS encoding acetyl-CoA carboxylase carboxyltransferase subunit alpha → MAGVYEFEKQVDRLRRKLEELKSLGKHDPAVIEEIEKKFERKIEEFYRGLSAWDRVQLARHPNRPHSIDFIKAVFSDFVEFHGDRHCGDGKAIIAGFGTFEGESVCVIAQEKGRETREKIERNFGMPLPEDYRKALRVMKLAEKFKKPIITLVDTPGAFPGIEAEEHGQSEAIARNLLEMSKLKVPVVSVVIGEGGSGGALAISVANRILMFENSVYSVISPEGCAAILWQSQEKVEEAAEALKLTAEELLKLGIIDDVIPEPLEGAHRNWEETFENFRTYVGKHLKELKQLPPKELVEQRYKKFRSIGEFIG